The genomic interval ATCGGAATTTGAATTATTCTTGTTAATGGTTTAACTCTCTGCTAATATTGATTATTAGTTACTGTGTCCAGCAGTGCTTTGCAAGACGGCTTATTCCAatgccagatttttttttaataaactcgAAAGAAGTACATTCATTCTTAAGCATCTGTTTGGATTTTGATCTTTTAGTCATtcaaagcttaaaaaaaaaaaaaaccacaaacatCCAGCACTTGGTTGTGGCTGGCTGCTTTATGTTACAATGGAGGCCCGCCCACCTAAAAGATGGATGCAGCTCATTTCTCAGTACCATATCCACCCTGCATGCCTATAGCACACAGCACACATTCAGTGTGAAGCAGATAACATGCTGACTTCTAAATAAAATCTTGCAAGACATTGATAAGCTTTAAAATTCAAAGGTCTCTTAATCACAATGTTTAttacaaaagcaataaaaaatattgagatTTCGACAGAACTAAATGTATATtgtaatttgtaagaaataaGCTCCTGCAAGAAGTCGTTCTTAATGCTGTTTATTCATTTTACCTGATACCATTCTTCAGATTTGTTACTTGAAACATTTTGTATGCAAAATGTTGGTATAAAAATTTGTTACTCCAAAAAACAGCATTTTGGGTAACCCTTTAAGTGATCCCTGCTTTCTGCTTGTATTTCAAAACCATCAAAGATCAAACTTCCTTTTTTCCTTGGAGATTTACTCCTTTGGTAGCCATGGTTGTAAATGGTTTACTTATTAGTAATTAATAGCCTTAAACTAGCTCCAGTTGCATTAGCTGCATGCTATATTGCATCACTTTTGTTTTGATCATATGAGACAGGGCTGCACAAAATTCACTTTGATTGCATGTTTGTCTTGATTTTTCAGGTTAACTTGTCTCTTGTAAGTGGTACAATGCAAACAGCTGAGATTTAGTTGCTGCTGTTAGTATGGGTTGAACTTTTTTTCCTGCACACTAATCTCCTCTGCTTTgaaattacataaataaaaggTCACTCACAGGAACCAtcccttttatttttattttctgttggTAAATGTTTTAAAGAATACTTTTTACAACTTGCACATGCATATACTAGCAGGTCACTGGAGCATATGAAATATACACAGTGTATATTCAGCACAGTGCCAACCTaagtataaataataataattgatactttattgatccccgtggggaaattgtttttacgcctccctcaacttgctctttgtagagtaagttgtccgcgaagggcaaccacctgttggggtgcccagggagttgggggttaagggccttgctcaaggacccacagatgtgctgaggctgggtttgaaccggcgaccttctgattacaggtacacaggcttagcccactgagcctcaCACTAATTCAAACTGCGTAGCTGTCAATTATGTTACTGTGGTATCATACATGCTGCAGTAGATGCGCAAGGTGCTTTTTGAAGGCTGGGGTGACAACCCAGTCCTGCTTCAGCAGTAGGAGCAGCAGACATCTACATGCTCAGCTGGGGGACTTACTAACCAGGGCtgcctgggatttgaacagaCAGGCTGTGTTGCCTGGCTTTTGTATCGTACTTCCTGCTGTTACGTTTATGAGGGCATGCACATACAGAAACGCACTCAGTGAGGAAGTCGAGGGGGGTGGGGTACATTCCAGCCGTTAGCCCACAGGCTTGGTCtgttccctccctccctttccCCCCCCAGTGGAAACAGATGCAGTGTGTTTCAGCGAGCAGTGAGCCCCTGTGTCCCAGCCATTTGCCCACATCTTCATGCTAGCTGCAGGTGCTCTTCTCCATTCAATCCCCCTTTCCCCAGGACTATGAGGTAGGGCTTCACCTTCTAACTGGAGGACTTAATGTATTTCCTGAATGCTCATAGTTCGATCTACGTTAATGAAAATGCATCCTGGCAAAATGTAAAGCTTTACAGAGTAAAGCAGTAATGCTGTGTGCGAGCACAAGTGCACTGAGGTTTGGTGTCTTGCTGACCCAGAGTGATTAATAAAAGCTCTGCATAACACCTGTAAGTGTAAAATAACCCTCATTCTGACTCTAGCAGGTGtctcctttgtgtgtgtgtgttacagtggGGGGTGCATCAGGTCAGCCTTGCATTGTGAGCTATACTGTAGTTCAGAATGTGTTGCAAAAGGTTGTGGCCTGATCCTGCCCCCTACTAAGGGTCAGCTATATGGTATATTTTATATCTGATCGACATATTTCACCAATATTAGACAAACTGCACTTTACCCGAAACAGAAATCCATTGATCAGAGCTTCCCGATTCCTTTATAAACCCTGCTGTGTATGAGGTTGCACATACAAGGTGGTGGCACACAGGACTGCACTGAAATACAGGGCAAACACGGAACTACTTGCTTTTCAGAGGTTTTGTCTGTGTGCCGGATGAGGTGCACAGCTTAGGTCAATATAATCGGCATTGCAACAGCACTGCAGATACAACCTGAGCCAGAATGTTTAATATCATTGTCCACATCTGCATGGATTGTTCCTGTGGTTTAAAAGGTACTCTGTTTTTGCAGAGATCCCCAAGATTAACAAAGGGAGAGAATATCGTTGGTACAGAGGGACACTGAAGGACCACATCATTGTCCCCACCAGAAAATCCCACAGTAAGTATGAATGAAAGAAACTGGACTTGCTTTAACAGTGAGGCAGTCCATATGAACACTATAGGGTAAGTGTCTGTCCCGTTTACATCTCTGTTGTACAATGTACATACGCAATTAAAGTTCATTCACCGAAATCAGCGTTGTGTTCTGTTTGGTGGATACGGACATCGGCTTGTTGATTGATATTCTGTAGTGCACCATGGCAACGGAAACCTGATATCCAAGTGCACCCAGGTGGCCTGCTGTTAACTGAAGAAACATTAAGCACAGTAATGCTTTCAAAGGTTGCAGCTATATTTAATGCAGAGAAATATACAATGTGCCTATTTCTAATGAAAGTATAACAGGTATTCACCATATTTAAATACAATAGCACTTCGTAGTCATTGTTAAACCAAAGCAACAGCTATTCATTGCCATGGAGTACTTTACATCATCATTTTATAAAGAAATGGTGAATATAGCAGCCCCAGATCTTAGAACATATTAGTGCTGGGCTAGCAAAGCTACAAAACAGCACACTAAGGCTCTGTTATATCATTTCCTGTTCTGATTTAAACTGGTGACGTTAGCTAGTTATATTGTGGAGAATATAAATCAGAAGAAATGGGGGAAGACCTGTAAAATGTACACCCTGGACATTTAATACTAAGCTGAATATGGAGGTATGAGGAAATTTGCCACACAAAAGACACCATAAAGGTCCATCTAGGCCTCACATCACTTCAAGGAGGGGTTCACTATATCTGTACCTTGGGTAACAGTTTGTGTGCAATCAGACAGGTCTTGTCTGAAATATTGGTTTAAAATAAGTGAATAAGGTCTTATTTCTCTGAAGAGAAAGTCAGTCCATACATTGATTATACAGAAATGAGttccaaaataaaattaagtatCGGAGAGGGAGACAATGACActtcagtttcaggaaatggacatgacaaaaaaaaataaaaaatactcaGGGTTCTGCCCAGGCATGACTACCTCTCACCCAAAAACTTCCTTGATGGGAGCACAACTGGTTTCAAGGGCTACATTGTATGCTGGTTTTTTTGAACCTCAACATGACAAATACCTTTAAgctgaaaaacacccaaaaccaGCTAACATCACAACCTGAGAATATGGTATTTCTCACCCGTGATCTTTGGGATCCTGGAACAACAGGAAGATCTTTCAGTGAACAATATATTGACCAGGCATGCATGTCACTGCAGCCTTTACTACTTTACCCCAAATTTTGACGCAGAGTATGATACAGTACATTAGTGTCTAATGTATGTGGGCAAGATCACAGGCAAAAAGTATTAAATGGAGAGCAAATAACCAAGAATCAAATACTGCAAAAAAGCCTGGTGGAAACTGACTGGCCTTAAAATTTAAGAACACTTGCTTTGAAGAGGAGTTACAACTTCACACTCTGCCTCCCACTGTGTTCCATGGGAAAGGGGCACGAGTAACTCCGGTTGTAAAATCGGACCCAAAAGGCAGATTTCCAGGGGAGGGTGGGTCGGGGGGTGGTGTATTCTTTGAATCGCATGATGCAGAGCGTTATTCGTGAAAACAGAATTCTGGGCAGGCAGTATTTATAGGAGTTCTTGTCCTCAAAAGCATAGAGCACGCTGTGTGCGACTCCGTGCATCTCCCAGGGATAATCGTATTCTTTGCACACAGGCAGCCCATTCCCAATGGGCTCAAGCTCTTAGTGAAACTGTAGGGCCAAGAGACTCAGTCACTCCATCATCCTGGGCTAGTCTTTCATCTTGATGGATATGGCTGGGGCCATACTCAATGATAAAGACCAAGGCTGCGCAGGAATGTCCTGAACTTGGTTTGGGGTGCAGTTGACCTTTGATCCAAGGCGTGCATGTCACTGTAGCTGGACTCTGTATGCACAGATGAGCAGCTTGACCTGGTGGGCCAACAGGAGGggagacaaaaaaaattcagaacATGCATtaggtacaaaaaaaaacattaaaactgaaaacagCAGAACTTGGTTTGGTGATTCTCAAGGCTAATTCCTCAGTAATTAGTACATTGTTTCAATGAATGTCTCCAGCTTAATATACTGTTATTTAATGCAGTAACTGAAATTACTTAATTTGTCTCACCAAATCCCACTCAGTAATTCCATGATACTGTGCTCATTCATACTCCTATTGCCCCCAGACCTGCTCTGAACATGCACAATACATTTATTATTGCTGATTTTTGATCTCTGAATACTTGTATCCTTCAAAACTGACTCGGTGTTTTCGAGGCTCCTGTGACCAGTCAAGGTGAACAGTCTTACCTTGGCAGTGGGGGACTCTGCCAGTCGTATAAAAAGCTTATTGAGACCCGGTACTGGACTGAATGAGTAAATGAAGTGACTATCCTGGAAAggagagaaacaggacacacagATGGGCAGTATGGTAAGCCATAGAAAATAACTGATGTTCATAGCTAACAAGCACTTGTCCATACCTATATATGGCCACAAACACATTGCCACCTTtagaaattattaaaataagttAAATGACTACATATTCAGCTCTGGTATTGCATGTCATATCACCACCTTCAGAAACCCCTGAATAGTTCACTTAGCTCACCAGGAAGATGGGAAGTTGGAACTTGTCATTGAGCACAACAGCATGGACACTACAAGGCCCACATAGTCTAGCCGTGATCTCGCTCAGGAAGTTGGCATGAAAGATGAAGAGAAGGATGCCTGTTCCTGGAAGAGAAGCGAACCTGGGTCACATGGGTTTCCGCTTAGCCCACTACACCTTTAACGTGCGCAGATGTACCTTATACATACCCTCAGGGGGGGTGTGCAGGGGAGCTTTGTAGTTAAATTCCAAGGAGAAGTCTGGACCCTCACAAAGCCGATGGCAAGCTAATGGAAAGACGGGCTCCAGTACAGCCAGCCGCGTCTCAAAATACGCCCGAATGGTGTCTTCGGCCACACTAGATAGCCTGCATGATTTGGGGTAGTGGGGGAACAGGGATGAGCTGTGAGTCATAACAGTACTTTATTTGGTTGCCTAGACCTGAGATGTACATTAGGCAGGCTGAGACATGCATGTCAAGGCAACATTTTCCAAGGCCTGAGTGATATGTTCCACTGTACAGGAAGCTGGCTTGTTAAAGAGCACCTGTTTAATGAGGCTGTGCCTCTTTGTTGCACATAGTCTGGACAACAGGTCTTCTCAGCCCTTTCTGAACTTACGTCGCCATGTGGTCCTTGATGTGATCATAGACCATGATGTTGTTGCTCAGTTTGGCGAAATGCATGGCATTGTTCTGATGTTTAGATAAGATGTTGCAGTCAGCCCCATACTCCAGCAAAAGACGTACAATGTCTGCATTTCCTCTCTTACATGCCTGGAAGAagattcagaaaaaaacaatcaagAAGATAGTTCACGTTAAGTATTATAACACCAACAACATTCCATTTTAAACAGTTAATCCTCTGACTGACAAACACACCTTCATGAGAGCCGTTTCGCCACTCAGCGTCTGGGCGTTGACGTAGGCCCCTGCTTCTAGGAGTATGGCAACCGTTGTCAAGAAGTTCTGAGACAAATTACAAAGTTCAGGGATGGACACATGCACAAAATGTACAAATAAGACTAACAATGATTTGAGAAATTAATGTAATACAAAAGCAAAGTACAACAAAATTCATTTGGTTGTGTGaatgaaaaaaatctttcagcCAGACAGGCAAGGATAGGCATGGAATAGATGGATGAACATTAAACTGTTAAATGTATGGGAACACTGTATAGAAGCGACAAATGAAGATGGGGTAAGTGTGAAGGCAGCAAGGGCCAGATACCATACCTTTTCTGCTGCGTGCATCAGGGCCGTGCTGCCGTTCTTCTGCCGGCCGTTCACCCGCGCTCCCTTCTTGATCAGCAGCCGCAGGATATCGTCCTGCCCGCCGGCTGCCGCCAGCATGGCCAAAGACATCCCACTCGAGTCCTGCATTCAAATAGATTCTCTGAGGGCCTCTCCCAAAGCCTCATAGTTCTGCAGACTTGCCATTAGCTGTAAACTGGGTCTACCCATGTTCCTGAGAGAGCTTGCCCTACCTCCTGATCTAGGTTGTAGTCCTCTTTGGAATTAAGTGCCAACCGTACTGCCAGGTAATCGCCACTCTTCACCGCCTCTCGAAACTCACCTACAGTAGTAAATGAGTACAGAGTACATGAAGAATAAGCAATATTTAATCCCTCTATTTACAGTAATTCGTTTGTCTTTTAAACATAATGGGTCTTTCCCCAACAAATGTTTCTCTATAGATTTCAGGAAAACAATGTGTAAAAACATTACACCTTCTCCCGCAAGTAGAATGCATGAAACCGATTGTTTTAAATAgtttacttttataatgttctAATAAATTTGTTTGGGTGATTTTTCAGCAGCAATAATGGCCAATACTAAACAATAATTTCCAAAAAGATAGTCCTTCACTAACAAACATGGCCAGATTAATCAAACTTACTAAAAACAGGTAAATCACAATTTGGGTTTCTTTCTGAACATTAAGCGGGATACCAGCTATGCAATGTCTGTATATCCAGTCGCACTCACTTGGAGATATGGTTGCAGCAGACATAACCTCATCTTCCCCATTCAAGTGCTTCTGAAAATCCTCCAGTGTCATCCAGTCCAGTTTCAGGTCCACCCCAAGGTTCAGGGAagcctgccccctgtctgtcacAGCATACACCACACACTCCGGTTACAGAACTAACAGCAATGCTTACAGATAGAACAGTATTCTGATACTCAGAGCAATTTCTGGAATTTGAAATGaattgagggggaaaaaagcaaatcTGCTAAGGCTAAACTTAAGAAAAACTCCAATAAATTCCATTGTGCAATAGGTTTCACAATGGTTAAAGAATATTATACATTCAATGCTACGTAAATGTTGTATGTTAAACATTCAATGTCATGCAAATGTTAGGGTGAGTGAAACAAGCTGAACCGTAGTAGGGTTATGGTGGTGTCCCCTTAATGCTCGAGTTACTTTATTAGAAGTCAAACAATTATAAGCGGATCATGAATGAAATGAAAGCATTTTCTAAAAAGCTAAGAATAGAGATGCACCAATCGACCAGCCAGGCCCCAAAATCAGTCAATTTTCAGCATGCTTGGCCCAGACCAGAGACTAGCCGGTCAGTCTATTTCCAATACCGAACCGTTCCATTTTACACATACACCACATGTCATGCACACAGCGTGGCAGGCAATAGCCTCGCAGCCACACGTTAACGTATCATTAGCATAGCATGTGAGTGAAGATGACACAAAGCTTGCAATTTGTAATACATGTAAAGCCAAAGAGAAAACGTGGTGAAACATCGGAgcacctttgaactgattattGAACATACAccagataatcttgaaaataaataatcaataaaattgCTAGGCTAGCTaagtttttttcctatgacagagtaaaaaagTTTTAGCGGAACTTTAACCCCCTGCGGTATAATGTCCGTATAGTACGGACGTAGGGTAAATTGTaaataacagaatgcaatgacagAAATCTCAAACtgatattttattcacaacagaacatataaaacatgtaaaatgtttaaagtgagATTTTGCTATTTAGTGAAAAATATTGGCttattttgaatttcatgaCAGTAACAagtctcaaaaaagttgggatggGGGCAATAGGAGGCTGGAAAAGTTAGTGGTACAAAAACCCAACAGCTGGAGGGTcaattggcaacaggtcagtaacatgactgggtataaaaagagcatcTTAGAGTTGCAGTGTCTTTCAGAAGTAAAGATGGACAGAGGATCATCAATCCCCCTAATACTGCATCGACAAATAGTGGAACAATTTCAGGAAAAAAGTTCCTTGGTGTAAAATTGCAAAGGGGTTGAAAATatcatctacagtacataatacagtcaaaagattcagagaatctggagaaatctGTGTGTAAGTATTCTGGATGCCCATGATCTTCGGCCCTTAGGCAGCACTGCCTCACAAATAGGCATGATTCTGCAATGGAAATCACTAAATGGGCTCAGGAATATTTCCAGAAAACATTATCAGTGAACACAATTCGCCATGCCATCCAAAGATGCCAGTTAAAACTATCATTCAAAGAAGCTGTTGTATTTGAACATGATCCAGAAGCGCTGATGTCTTCTCTAGGCcaaagctcatttaaaatggaTTGTGGCTAAGTGGAAAACTGTTCTGTGGTCAGACGTATCTgacaagaatgggacaacattccTCTCCCAACACTCGAGCAACTGATGATCTCAGTCCCCAGATGTTTacagactgttgttaaaagaagaggggatgccacccagtggtaaacatggccttgtcccaacttttttgagacgtgttgcTGCCATGACGTTCAAAATTCCTTATCTTTTccttaaaatgatacattttctcagattaaacatttgatgtgttttctatgttttgttatgaataaaatatgggtttatgaGATTTCCATATCATTGCATTCTGCTTTTATTTAGTTTGCACAACGTCCCAACTTCATTGTAATTGGGGTTGtatgaaggtaagaaaaagcctgatcttaatctagctcactagcgatgtaagaattgtatgtgcatagaatgcgatgttggtattaataataTAATCCTGCACCTATTATTATTTGGAAGAGTATAGTACACTTTAGTTTTATTTGTAGGTTTGTAACCTATGGACTTTAACACCAgtaagaaggaaaaaaaagggaaaaggtcattgttgtgttgtatcattttccagtatgtttaaattcacCGGATAAGTAagacattcattttatttaaatctgCTGCACCTGCTCTTCTTTGGTAAAGTTGGGTGTACAGTAactcattttcagttaattatTTGTACCTCTTTCCAGTCAGAGTACTTTATTTTGAGACTTGTTTAAGTGATTGAGTTTGGGGGAAATAGTGAAGTCCAACAAATTCTTTcattatgaaaataaaacttTGCATTGAAGAAAagttgatttttgtttgtatgtgttGTCAATtatagttttaagaaaactggaattggcaaaaaaaattgaaatcGGTCACGaatatcggtgcatctctagcaAAGAAGTATCACACTAGTACTGATAATAGCACAGATGTTCACAAGTCTGAATCTAGTCTGAAATCCAAGTCAAGTTTCTGCTTCCAACTTGATATGCATTCCAGGAGCTTTTTCTTCTGAACTGTATTCCATGCAATAACCAATAAGGTTTAATAGTGTAAGAACCACAATTACAAAACCATTTACGCACAATGCCCAAATTcaacataaagaaaaaaacccCATATGTTTAAAGAAAAACTGCACCGACTCTATTATTAAAGGCTGGTTAACATTCACAGAAGTGTGGCTGGGAGTTATTCCAACCTCTGGTGCAGTCAAATACATTGACAGAAAAATGTATAGCTTAAATTTCCAAAGTGCCCATTGTTTTTTGTTATGTAAACTGTATCTATGCTCTATATGAGATTATGAGATGTGTTCGCTGTGCTTATCTTCGCAGTTCTGCCtagctaaaaaaaacacatgaataTGTAGAAAGCTGCGGTAAATTTGAAAAACTGCAAGCTCTTGAAAATATCACGGAGCTTGCAAGATTTTGCACTAATTACTGCAATCCCAAATCACACAATCCTCGGGGGACTAGTTAAAAGATCAGGAAAAgtttccaataaataaaaatatatataatatatatatattttttttttgctcctgcAGAAATGTTCTGCTGTTCATTAAAATATGAAAGATTCTTAATGTTTATGAGTCTTTACACAGAAGTGAAGTCTGAGGACGATTAGGAACAAGTTGCAAGTCTGTGTGTGACTCAAGTCACCAACTCGAGTGTCCATCCCTGGTTAACAGTGAAAGTCTGACTGCTGTTCCGGCCAGGGCAGCTATGAGTATACCCCCCCCCAAGCTTACCAGTGTTCAGGGTCGGTTCCCGTGTCTCCCGACTGTCATCGCAGGCGATGTAGAGGCGTGGCTCGCCATCTTCCTGCTTCCTTTTCTTCTCCTTCCACCTTCCCGCTGCCGGAGCTAATAACTCTTCTGCTGGTTCTGGTGACGCTGCTGGCACCTTCTTCTCCAAGCGATCGCTCCTCACCTCTTCCAACCTTCCCTTCCTCTCCCAGACATCCTCCGGTGTGGTGGTGGTTCTGATCCGTCCTGGCACCTCGTCGTGCTTCTCGTCCTTTTTTTCTGTGGGGCCCTCAGGCCTGCCCTTCACCTGGTCCTTTGCACTCTCAGCTGCCTCCTTGCCCTCTGGTGAATGGTCTAATCTGCTTGGCCTGTCCTCTGCCTCCGCTGGGCTGTTTGTTGGCTGTGAACCTGAGGCAGAGAGAGGCCAAGTAGACTACACCATTCACCAAAGGATATGGAGGTCCAGTCTCAGGTTGCTTAATTCAAATGACCCCCACATTTAATTATAACATCCATACATCAAGTTCACAGTACACGGTTAACGCATCGCTCCAAGCTCCCCGCTACTTACCCTCTGGACCCTTGAACTCCTTATGGGCTTTCTCTAGTTCCAACCTATTCTGCACCACCTCCTTCACTGGCCTTATTCTCTTCTCTGCCTTTGCAGCCTTTAACATATAAGGAGGGGTAAAGTATAAAATTATACATTATTTACAGATGTTTCATTTTAACACTGATGCTGAATTGATGCATGCTGACCTTCATCTTGTGCTCTCCTCGTGTCTCCGTGCTTGAATTCAGCACGTGGACCGTCTGTCTCCTGAGCACCCGGTCCTTGGCCTCAAAGTTCAACAGAAACTTTTCAAAGAGATTGGTGGACCCCAACTGCTCCTTTTCCATGCTCtccttctgcttttttgaagccAGGGCTGAACTAAAGCCCATCCCAGCTCCGTCTTGCCTCTGCTCATCTGGTTCCTTGGCCTTGGCAAAACTAGCTGCAGAAGAGCTTGTCTTCTGAGCCATGCCCTCCTGCACTTTGGCTTTCCCCCTTCGCTGGATGGAGATAGTGGCATCGCTAGAATCGGAAGATGGCAGTCCATGGTCATCGTCCACGCTCCGCTTCACCTTCGCCATACCCCGACTATTCATCAGGTTCTTTAGCTTCTGATGACTGGACTCCCTCAGTGGAGGTGTGGCCTCATGTGGTGACACCTGTTGCTGCACCTTCTTGTTCTTCTTCTCCTGGATGAGGTCCTTGATGCCCTGCAACTTTAGGCTTGCAGGcttgttctttttttgcttGGCCTTCACCTCCTCCCCTGACCTGGGGGGTCCTTCAGGGGGCTCACAGCTCTCTGTGGCAGTCGTATCATCAgtctgcatgctggctgactcAGATGGTGCTTCACTGTTCAAGTCTTCCTCAGCCCGCACCGCCAAAGCCGCCTCCTCTTCGTCCTCCACACGGGGCACGTTCTGCTCATCTTTCCTCCTGCTCTTCTTCTTTTTGATCTCTGCCCGGACCTCCTTCTTGCCTTTGCCTCCATCTTTGGCCTTGTCTTTTGTCTGCCGTTTTGATGCACCAGTGAtctcttcctcttcatcatcttcatcagaCACAAGAGGCCTCTTCTTGGTTTGGACAGTCCTTTTTAATGGTGCTGAAGGTAGAACTGGTTCATTCTCCACCACCTCCGACTCGTTGCCGTCGGACTCGGGTCCCGGCAGCGGCTTCCAGCGCTCCTTCTCCTTCCgccgcttcttcttcttctctatGGTCACATCCTCGGCCTCTGCTTTTgacttcttctttttcttcttcttcttgggtGGAGATTCATCCCTCTTACTCCTGCCACCCTCACTCTCCGAGTCTGCATCAAACAGGTCACTCTTCATCGGCAGCTTCTAACAAACAGGACAGAACAAGGGCTGATGTCATCGTCAGGGGTTTTCTCTTATC from Paramormyrops kingsleyae isolate MSU_618 chromosome 16, PKINGS_0.4, whole genome shotgun sequence carries:
- the LOC140578834 gene encoding uncharacterized protein isoform X5 is translated as MCEQNIEFVSLMAAASMNITNELVFPFLFPHDGWTFVDGVMKLPMKSDLFDADSESEGGRSKRDESPPKKKKKKKKSKAEAEDVTIEKKKKRRKEKERWKPLPGPESDGNESEVVENEPVLPSAPLKRTVQTKKRPLVSDEDDEEEEITGASKRQTKDKAKDGGKGKKEVRAEIKKKKSRRKDEQNVPRVEDEEEAALAVRAEEDLNSEAPSESASMQTDDTTATESCEPPEGPPRSGEEVKAKQKKNKPASLKLQGIKDLIQEKKNKKVQQQVSPHEATPPLRESSHQKLKNLMNSRGMAKVKRSVDDDHGLPSSDSSDATISIQRRGKAKVQEGMAQKTSSSAASFAKAKEPDEQRQDGAGMGFSSALASKKQKESMEKEQLGSTNLFEKFLLNFEAKDRVLRRQTVHVLNSSTETRGEHKMKAAKAEKRIRPVKEVVQNRLELEKAHKEFKGPEGSQPTNSPAEAEDRPSRLDHSPEGKEAAESAKDQVKGRPEGPTEKKDEKHDEVPGRIRTTTTPEDVWERKGRLEEVRSDRLEKKVPAASPEPAEELLAPAAGRWKEKKRKQEDGEPRLYIACDDSRETREPTLNTDRGQASLNLGVDLKLDWMTLEDFQKHLNGEDEVMSAATISPSEFREAVKSGDYLAVRLALNSKEDYNLDQEDSSGMSLAMLAAAGGQDDILRLLIKKGARVNGRQKNGSTALMHAAEKNFLTTVAILLEAGAYVNAQTLSGETALMKACKRGNADIVRLLLEYGADCNILSKHQNNAMHFAKLSNNIMVYDHIKDHMATLSSVAEDTIRAYFETRLAVLEPVFPLACHRLCEGPDFSLEFNYKAPLHTPPEGTGILLFIFHANFLSEITARLCGPCSVHAVVLNDKFQLPIFLDSHFIYSFSPVPGLNKLFIRLAESPTAKVKLLICAYRVQLQ
- the LOC140578834 gene encoding uncharacterized protein isoform X6 — protein: MCEQNIEFVSLMAAASMNITNELVFPFLFPHDGWTFVDGVMLPMKSDLFDADSESEGGRSKRDESPPKKKKKKKKSKAEAEDVTIEKKKKRRKEKERWKPLPGPESDGNESEVVENEPVLPSAPLKRTVQTKKRPLVSDEDDEEEEITGASKRQTKDKAKDGGKGKKEVRAEIKKKKSRRKDEQNVPRVEDEEEAALAVRAEEDLNSEAPSESASMQTDDTTATESCEPPEGPPRSGEEVKAKQKKNKPASLKLQGIKDLIQEKKNKKVQQQVSPHEATPPLRESSHQKLKNLMNSRGMAKVKRSVDDDHGLPSSDSSDATISIQRRGKAKVQEGMAQKTSSSAASFAKAKEPDEQRQDGAGMGFSSALASKKQKESMEKEQLGSTNLFEKFLLNFEAKDRVLRRQTVHVLNSSTETRGEHKMKAAKAEKRIRPVKEVVQNRLELEKAHKEFKGPEGSQPTNSPAEAEDRPSRLDHSPEGKEAAESAKDQVKGRPEGPTEKKDEKHDEVPGRIRTTTTPEDVWERKGRLEEVRSDRLEKKVPAASPEPAEELLAPAAGRWKEKKRKQEDGEPRLYIACDDSRETREPTLNTDRGQASLNLGVDLKLDWMTLEDFQKHLNGEDEVMSAATISPSEFREAVKSGDYLAVRLALNSKEDYNLDQEDSSGMSLAMLAAAGGQDDILRLLIKKGARVNGRQKNGSTALMHAAEKNFLTTVAILLEAGAYVNAQTLSGETALMKACKRGNADIVRLLLEYGADCNILSKHQNNAMHFAKLSNNIMVYDHIKDHMATLSSVAEDTIRAYFETRLAVLEPVFPLACHRLCEGPDFSLEFNYKAPLHTPPEGTGILLFIFHANFLSEITARLCGPCSVHAVVLNDKFQLPIFLDSHFIYSFSPVPGLNKLFIRLAESPTAKVKLLICAYRVQLQ
- the LOC140578834 gene encoding M-phase phosphoprotein 8-like isoform X1 codes for the protein MEVSSAERIEPGDSEQDEEEDVYEVEKIIDMRTEKGEVLYRVRWKNYTSDDDTWEPESHLEDCREVLLAYRRRLAEVKKEAPGVEKAQAVGCSAGQSLRLLTDTPQGIVGTHQLQEKEEEVTGPHRGSCRDPLLQKLPMKSDLFDADSESEGGRSKRDESPPKKKKKKKKSKAEAEDVTIEKKKKRRKEKERWKPLPGPESDGNESEVVENEPVLPSAPLKRTVQTKKRPLVSDEDDEEEEITGASKRQTKDKAKDGGKGKKEVRAEIKKKKSRRKDEQNVPRVEDEEEAALAVRAEEDLNSEAPSESASMQTDDTTATESCEPPEGPPRSGEEVKAKQKKNKPASLKLQGIKDLIQEKKNKKVQQQVSPHEATPPLRESSHQKLKNLMNSRGMAKVKRSVDDDHGLPSSDSSDATISIQRRGKAKVQEGMAQKTSSSAASFAKAKEPDEQRQDGAGMGFSSALASKKQKESMEKEQLGSTNLFEKFLLNFEAKDRVLRRQTVHVLNSSTETRGEHKMKAAKAEKRIRPVKEVVQNRLELEKAHKEFKGPEGSQPTNSPAEAEDRPSRLDHSPEGKEAAESAKDQVKGRPEGPTEKKDEKHDEVPGRIRTTTTPEDVWERKGRLEEVRSDRLEKKVPAASPEPAEELLAPAAGRWKEKKRKQEDGEPRLYIACDDSRETREPTLNTDRGQASLNLGVDLKLDWMTLEDFQKHLNGEDEVMSAATISPSEFREAVKSGDYLAVRLALNSKEDYNLDQEDSSGMSLAMLAAAGGQDDILRLLIKKGARVNGRQKNGSTALMHAAEKNFLTTVAILLEAGAYVNAQTLSGETALMKACKRGNADIVRLLLEYGADCNILSKHQNNAMHFAKLSNNIMVYDHIKDHMATLSSVAEDTIRAYFETRLAVLEPVFPLACHRLCEGPDFSLEFNYKAPLHTPPEGTGILLFIFHANFLSEITARLCGPCSVHAVVLNDKFQLPIFLDSHFIYSFSPVPGLNKLFIRLAESPTAKVKLLICAYRVQLQ